A genomic segment from Takifugu rubripes chromosome 20, fTakRub1.2, whole genome shotgun sequence encodes:
- the dock7 gene encoding dedicator of cytokinesis protein 7 isoform X16, translating into MAERRAFAQKISRTVAAEVRKQIAGQYGGSPQLFKNLNVGTATSNTVPLTESVEPVDFEEYLITHPPIVESGPLRDLIEFPQDDIEVIYSPRECRTVAQGVPEEGDTDAHVRDCVRSYTEDWALVNRRYHKLGTGFNPNTLDKQKERQKGLPKQVFEADEMPETSTYQDDQDDLKRRSMSIDDTPRGSWACSIFDLKNSLPDVLLPHLLDRAPNEEIDRHNEDQRKCHRNRELFALYPALDEEEPIERHCVPEVPKEHFGQRLLVKCLSLKFEIEIEPIFASLALYDVKEKKKISENFFFDLNSEQTKAMLRPHVQTAAISTLARSAIFSITYPSQDVFLVIKLEKVLQQGDIGECAEPYMVMKESDATKNKEKLEKLRSQSEQFCQRLGRYRMPFAWTAIHLMNIVNSAGSLERDTELEMSLSERKGSWSERRNSSIMGRRSLERTTSGDESCSLTGFRPATLTITNFFKQEGDRLSDEDLYKFLADMRRPSSVLRRLRPITAQLKLDISPAPENPHYCLTPDLLQVKPYPDSRVRPTREILEFPARDVYVPNTTYRNLLYVYPQSLNFANRQGSARNITVKVQFMNGEDPNNALPVIFGKSSCGDFAREAYTSVVYHNRSPDFHDEVKIKLPASLSDHHHILFTFYHVSCQQKQNTPLETPVGYTWIPMLQSGRLRTGHFCLPVSLEKPPQSYSVLSPDVPLPGMKWVDNHRGVFNVEVVTVSAIHTQDQYLDKFFALVHALDEHMFPVRIGDMRIMENNLEAELKSSIAALNSAQLEPVVRFLHLLLDKLVLLVVRPPVIAGQIVNLGQASFEVMATIANRLYKYLDASQDMHGRNGLLSSYIHYVFRLPSTDPNSHSPGPGGLGGSVHYATMARSAVRPASLNLNRSRSLSNSNPDISGTPTSPDDEVRSIIGSKAMERCGNRMSSHTESASFLQTLTGRLPTKKLFHEELALQWVVSSGSIREGALQQAWFFFELMVKSIIHHLYFTDRLESPRKNRFPERFMDDITALVSTIAGDIVSRFQKDLELVERLNTSLAFFLNDLLSVMDRGFVFTLIRAYWKQVSTKLYALQNPTLESLRLDFLRIICSHEHYVTLNLPCCLLTPPASPSPSVSSATSQSSGFSTHVQDQKIANMFELSAPFREQHFLAGLVLSELSVILDPENEGMFGLHKKVVSVVHNLLSSHDSDPRYADPEVKARVAMLYLPLIGIVMETLPQLYDFSESHNQWGRPGCPQGAAVGCSGEDAEGEANSLISQTVAMAIAGTATASPISRPSSFLLNSQASRQHGSFTAESSRSLLICLLWVLKNADEMVLQKWFTDLSVSQLNRLLDLLFLCVSCFEYKGKKAFERMNSLTFKKSKDMKAKLEEAILGSIGARQEMVRRSRGQLERSPSGSAFGSQENLRWRKDMTHWRQNNEKMDKTRAELEHEALIDGNLATEANLIILDTLEIVVQTVSVTESKESVLGGVLKVLLHSMACNQSALYLQHCFATQRALVSKFPELLFEEETEQCADLCLRLLRSCSSSISIIRAHASASLYLLMRQNFEIGNNFARVKMQVTMSLSSLVGTSQNFNEEFLRRSLKTILTYAEEDLELRETTFPDQVQDLVFNLHMILSDTVKMKEHQEDPEMLIDLMYRIAKGYQTSPDLRLTWLQNMAGKHSERNNHAEAAQCLVHSAALVAEYLSMLEDRKYLPVGCVTFQHISSNVLEESAVSDDVVSPDEEGICSGKYFTEIGLVGLLEQAAASFSMAGMYEAVNEVYKVLIPIHEANRDAKKLATIHGKLQEAFSKIVHQDGKRMFGTYFRVGFYGSKFGDLDEQEFVYKEPAITKLAEISHRLEGFYGERFGEDQVEVIKDSNPVDKCKLDPNKAFVQITYVEPYFDTYEMKDRITYFDKNYNLRRFVYCTPFTLDGRAHGDLHEQYKRKTILTTSHAFPYIKTRINIIHKEEIISTPIEVAIEDMQKKTQELAFATHQDPADAKMLQMVLQGSVGTTVNQGPLEVAQVFLSEIPSDPKLYRHHNKLRLCFKDFTKRCEDALRKNKSLIGPDQKEYQRELERNYHRLKEALQPLINRKIPQLYKPVLQVNSHRDSFSRLSLRKLDI; encoded by the exons ATGGCTGAACGCCGCGCCTTCGCCCAGAAAATCAGCAG GACTGTGGCAGCAGAGGTTAGGAAGCAGATAGCTGGCCAATATGGTGGTTCACCACAACTCTTCAAAAACCTCAATGTGGGGACCGCAACAAGCAATACA GTTCCTCTAACAGAATCAGTTGAGCCAGTGGATTTTGAAGAGTATCTCATCACTCACCCACCCATTGTGGAATCAGGCCCCCTGAGAGATCTGATTGAATTTCCCCAAGATGATATTGAGGTCATCTACTCACCCAGGGAGTGTCGCACAGTAGCACAAGGTGTTCCAGAGGAAGG CGATACTGATGCTCATGTCAGAGACTGCGTCCGGTCCTACACAGAAGACTGGGCTCTTGTCAACAGAAG GTACCACAAACTGGGTACGGGCTTTAATCCCAACACCTTGGACAAGCAGAAAGAGCGTCAGAAAGGTCTGCCTAAACAAGTGTTTGAGGCTGATGAAATGCCAGAAACTAGCACCTACCAGGATGACCAG GACGATCTAAAGCGGAGGTCCATGTCCATCGATGACACCCCTCGTGGCAGCTGGGCCTGCAGCATCTTTGACTTGAAGAATTCCCTCCCTGACGTGCTCCTCCCGCACCTCCTTGACCGCGCTCCAAACGAGGAGATAGACCGGCACAACGAGGACCAGCGCAAGTGCCACCGCAACCGTGAACTTTTCGCTTTGTACCCGGCCCTCGATGAG GAGGAACCCATTGAACGCCACTGTGTGCCTGAAGTGCCCAAAGAACACTTTGGCCAGAGGCTACTTGTCAAGTGCTTATCCTTGAA GTTTGAGATTGAAATTGAACCCATATTTGCAAGTTTGGCCTTATATGAtgtaaaggaaaagaagaag atTTCAGAAAACTTTTTCTTCGACCTTAACTCTGAGCAAACGAAAGCGATGCTGCGACCGCATGTGCAGACTGCAGCCATCTCCACACTGGCACGGTCTGCAATATTCTCCATCACCTATCCCTCCCAGGACGTCTTCCTTGTCATTAAG TTGGAAAAAGTACTGCAGCAAGGTGATATTGGAGAATGTGCTGAGCCCTATATGGTGATGAAAGAGTCAGATGCTACAAAG aacaaagaaaagctggagAAGCTTCGCAGCCAGTCGGAGCAGTTCTGCCAACGTCTCGGCCGGTACCGAATGCCATTTGCCTGGACCGCCATCCACTTGATGAACATTGTAAACAGTGCTGGTAGTCTGGAGAGAGATACTGAGCTGGAGATGAGCCTGTCAG AAAGAAAAGGCTCATGGTCAGAGCGGAGGAACTCAAGCATCATGGGAAGGCGTTCTCTGGAGAGGACCACCAGTGGAGATGAATCCTGCAGTCTGACGGGCTTTAGACCTGCAACACTTACCATTACCAATTTCTTCAAACAG gAGGGAGACAGATTGAGTGATGAAGACTTGTACAAATTCCTAGCTGATATGAGAAGGCCTTCCTCAGTGCTGAGGAGACTCAGACCAATAACAG CTCAGTTGAAGTTGGACATTTCTCCAGCTCCAGAGAACCCCCATTATTgcttgacccctgacctcctCCAGGTTAAGCCGTACCCAGACAGCAGGGTGCGTCCCACTAGGGAGATCTTGGAGTTCCCCGCCAGAGATGTCTATGTGCCAAATACCACATACAG GAATCTTCTGTACGTGTACCCGCAGAGTCTAAACTTCGCCAATCGCCAAGGATCTGCCCGCAACATCACAGTCAAAGTGCAATTTATGAACGGAGAGGACCCAAACAACGCACTGCCGGTAATATTTGGGAAGTCCAGCTGTGGAGATTTTGCCAGGGAAGCCTACACTTCTGTGGTCTATCATAACCG ATCCCCAGATTTTCACGATGAGGTCAAGATTAAACTTCCCGCCTCACTGTCGGATCACCACCACATTCTCTTcactttttatcacgtcagctGCCAGCAAAAGCAGAATACGCCGTTGGAGACCCCTGTGGGATACACG TGGATCCCCATGCTGCAGAGCGGGCGCCTGAGAACAGGACACTTCTGCTTGCCTGTATCTCTGGAAAAACCCCCACAATCATATTCTGTGCTCTCACCTGAT GTTCCTCTCCCGGGAATGAAGTGGGTGGACAACCATCGAGGGGTATTTAATGTGGAAGTGGTCACTGTTTCAGCCATTCACACTCAG GACCAGTACCTTGATAAGTTCTTTGCCTTGGTACACGCCCTGGACGAGCACATGTTCCCGGTCAGGATAGGAGACATGCGGATCATGGAAAACAACCTGGAGGCTGAGCTCAAATCCAGCATTGCAGCACTCAACTCTGCTCAGCTGGAGCCCGTGGTCCGATTTCTTCACCTTCTACTCGACAAGCTGGTGTTGCTGGTCGTGCGTCCGCCGGTCATCGCCGGGCAAATAG TGAACCTGGGCCAGGCGTCGTTCGAGGTCATGGCAACCATTGCAAACCGTCTCTATAAATACCTGGACGCCAGCCAGGACATGCATGGCCGAAATGGCTTACTGTCCTCGTATATCCACTATGTGTTCCGCTTGCCCAGCACTGACCCCAACTCACACTCTCCAG GTCCAGGAGGGTTGGGAGGTTCGGTTCATTATGCAACCATGGCCCGCTCAGCTGTTCGTCCAGCCAGCCTCAATCTGAACCGTTCCCGCAGCCTCAGCAACAGCAACCCGGACATCTCCGGAACACCCACGTCACCAGATGACGAGGTCCGCTCCATCATTGGCAGCAAG GCCATGGAGCGCTGTGGCAATCGCATGTCTTCGCACACTGAGAGCGCCAGTTTCTTGCAAACATTAACAGGACGGTTGCCCACAAAAAAG CTGTTCCACGAAGAGCTGGCCCTGCAGTGGGTGGTGAGCAGTGGGAGCATCCGAGAAGGTGCCCTGCAGCAGGCCTGGTTTTTCTTTGAACTGATG GTGAAGAGCATTATTCACCACCTGTACTTCACTGATCGCTTGGAGTCACCCAGGAAGAACCGTTTCCCCGAACGCTTcatggatgacatcacagcccTGGTCAGCACCATTGCAGGTGACATCGTATCTCGTTTCCAGAAG GACCTGGAGCTGGTGGAGAGACTAAACACAAGCCTGGCGTTCTTCCTCAACGATTTGTTGTCGGTCATGGACAGAGGCTTCGTCTTCACCCTAATCAGAGCGTACTGGAAACAG GTGTCGACAAAGCTTTATGCTCTGCAGAACCCAACCTTGGAGTCTctgaggctggactttctgcgcATCATTTGTAGCCATGAACATTATGTTACACTCAACCTGCCTTGCTGTCTGCTCACCCCACCCGCCTCACCTTCACCCTCTGTGTCTTCAGCAACCTCACAG aGTTCTGGTTTCTCCACACATGTCCAGGACCAAAAGATAGCCAATATGTTTGAGCTGTCTGCCCCCTTCAGGGAACAGCACTTTCTGGCTGGACTGGTGCTGTCTGAACTGTCTGTAATATTGGACCCTGAAAATGAAGG GATGTTTGGCCTCCATAAAAAAGTGGTCAGCGTCGTTCACAACCTCCTGTCCAGCCATGACTCTGACCCACGCTATGCTGACCCTGAGGTGAAGGCCAGGGTCGCCATGCTTTACCTGCCCCTCATTGGCATCGTCATGGAAACGCTACCACAACTCTATGACTTTTCAG AGTCCCATAACCAGTGGGGGCGGCCAGGCTGTCCGCAGGGTGCAGCAGTGGGCTGCAGTGGTGAAGACGCTGAAGGTGAGGCTAACAGCCTAATCAGCcagactgttgccatggcaatagCGGGAACCGCCACCGCTTCCCCTATATCTCGACCGAGTAGCTTCTTGCTGAACTCGCAG GCGAGTCGTCAACACGGTAGCTTCACGGCCGAGTCAAGTCGCAGTCTTCTCATCTGTCTGCTGTGGGTACTGAAGAATGCTGATGAGATGGTGTTACAGAAATGGTTCACAGATTTGTCTGTGTCACAGTTGAACCGCCTGCTggatctcctcttcctctgtgtctcttGCTTTGAGTACAAG GGAAAGAAGGCGTTCGAAAGAATGAACAGCTTAACTTTTAAGAAGTCCAAAGACATGAAGGccaagctggaggaggccaTACTGGGCAGCATCGGGGCCAGACAGGAGATGGTGCGACGCAGCAGAGGGCAGCTAG AACGGAGTCCATCTGGCAGTGCCTTCGGCAGTCAGGAGAATCTACGCTGGAGAAAGGACATGACCCACTGGAggcaaaataatgaaaagatGGACAA gaccagagcagagctggaacatGAAGCCCTCATCGATGGAAATCTTGCAACTGAGGCCAACCTGATTATCCTGGACACCTTAGAGATTGTTGTGCAG ACGGTGTCTGTGACGGAGTCGAAGGAGAGCGTCCTCGGTGGCGTCCTGAAGGTGCTGCTCCACAGCATGGCCTGCAACCAGAGCGCCCTCTACCTCCAGCACTGCTTTGCCACCCAGAGGGCACTGGTATCGAAG TTTcctgagctgctgtttgaggaggAGACCGAGCAGTGTGCTGACCTGTGCCTGAGGCTgttgaggagctgcagcagcagcatcagcatcatcagagCCCACGCCAGCGCGTCGCTCTACCTGCTCATGAGGCAAAACTTTGAGATCGGCAAC AACTTTGCAAGAGTGAAGATGCAGGTGACCATGTCGCTTTCATCCCTGGTGGGGACGTCTCAAAATTTTAACGAGGAGTTCTTACGTCGCTCCCTGAAGACCATCCTCACCTACGCAGAAGAAGACTTGGAGCTGAGAGAGACCACATTCCCAGACCAG GTTCAGGACCTGGTCTTTAATCTACACATGATCCTGTCTGACACCGTCAAGATGAAGGAGCACCAGGAAGACCCCGAAATGCTAATAGATCTGATGTACAG GATTGCTAAGGGTTACCAGACGTCACCTGACCTGCGCCTGACGTGGCTCCAGAACATGGCTGGTAAACACTCGGAGAGGAACAACCACGCCGAGGCGGCTCAGTGTCTGGTTCACAGCGCCGCTCTGGTTGCAGAATACCTGAGCATGCTCGAGGACCGCAAGTATCTGCCCGTGGGCTGCGTCACCttccag catatTTCCTCCAACGTGCTGGAGGAATCCGCCGTCTCTGATGATGTGGTGTCACCAGACGAGGAGGGCATATGCTCAGGGAAATACTTCACGGAGATCGGCCTTGTGGGCCTCCTGGAGCAGGCGGCTGCTTCCTTCTCTATG GCGGGCATGTACGAGGCCGTAAATGAAGTGTACAAGGTCCTCATCCCTATCCACGAAGCCAACAGGGACGCCAAGAAGCTAGCCACCATTCATGGTAAACTACAGGAAGCATTCAGCAAAATCGTACATCAG GACGGAAAGAGGATGTTTGGTACGTACTTTAGAGTCGGCTTTTACGGCTCAAAATTTGGCGACCTGGACGAGCAGGAGTTTGTGTACAAGGAGCCGGCCATCACCAAGCTGGCAGAGATCTCtcacaggctggag GGTTTTTATGGGGAGCGCTTTGGAGAGGACCAGGTGGAGGTCATCAAGGACTCAAACCCAGTGGACAAGTGCAAGCTGGACCCAAACAAG GCCTTCGTCCAGATCACGTACGTGGAGCCGTACTTCGACACCTACGAAATGAAGGACCGCATCACTTACTTCGACAAGAACTACAACCTCCGGCGCTTCGTCTACTGCACCCCCTTCACGCTGGACGGGCGGGCGCACGGGGACCTGCACGAGCAGTACAAGCGCAAGACCATCCTCACCACGTCCCACGCCTTCCCGTACATCAAGACGCGCATCAACATCATCCACAAGGAGGAG attatCTCCACGCCCATCGAGGTGGCCATAGAGGACATGCAGAAGAAGACTCAGGAGCTGGCCTTCGCCACGCACCAGGACCCGGCCGACGccaagatgctgcagatggtccTGCAGGGATCGGTGGGAACCACCGTCAACCag GGTCCTTTGGAAGTGGCTCAGGTCTTCCTGTCGGAGATTCCCAGCGATCCGAAGCTGTACAGGCACCACAACAAGCTACGGCTCTGCTTCAAAGACTTCACCAAAAG GTGTGAGGACGCCCTGCGTAAGAACAAGAGCCTGATCGGGCCGGACCAGAAGGAGtaccagagggagctggagaggaacTACCACCGCCTGAAGGAGGCGCTGCAGCCCCTCATCAACAGGAAGATCCCTCAGCTTTATAAACCTGTGCTGCAGGTCAACTCGCACAG AGATTCCTTCAGCAGGTTGAGTCTCCGTAAGCTCGACATCTGA